The following proteins come from a genomic window of Halorussus halophilus:
- a CDS encoding proline dehydrogenase family protein, whose product MIPPIASKFVAGESPAEALEHTRHLNDRNVKAILNLLGEHYHERGPADEDAEAYVRLLEDIDTAEAEACISVKPSQVGLDVETTVFRENMERITDAAAKKDVFVWIDMEDHETTDATLDTFEELTRKHEGGVGVCIQANLKRTEEDLKRLADLPGKVRLVKGAYDEPESIALKEKEEVNAAYREYLEFMFEEFDGGIAVGSHDPAMIEYAKELHEEHGTDFEIQMLMGVREDAQYELAEEYEVYQYVPYGGKWLSYFYRRIMERKENLLFAVRAILS is encoded by the coding sequence ATGATTCCCCCCATCGCCAGCAAGTTCGTCGCTGGCGAGTCGCCAGCGGAGGCGCTCGAACACACGCGGCACCTCAACGACCGGAACGTCAAGGCGATTCTCAACCTGCTCGGAGAGCACTACCACGAGCGCGGCCCCGCGGACGAGGACGCGGAGGCCTACGTTCGTCTCTTAGAGGATATCGACACCGCCGAGGCAGAGGCTTGCATCTCGGTGAAGCCCTCGCAGGTCGGTCTCGACGTGGAAACGACCGTCTTCCGGGAAAATATGGAGCGCATCACCGACGCCGCCGCGAAGAAAGACGTGTTCGTCTGGATAGACATGGAGGACCACGAGACGACCGACGCGACTCTCGACACCTTCGAAGAACTGACTCGCAAGCACGAGGGCGGCGTCGGGGTCTGCATACAGGCGAATTTGAAGCGCACCGAGGAAGACCTGAAACGACTTGCAGACTTGCCCGGGAAAGTCCGACTCGTCAAGGGTGCCTACGACGAACCGGAGTCAATCGCGTTGAAGGAGAAAGAGGAGGTCAACGCGGCCTACCGCGAGTATCTGGAGTTCATGTTCGAGGAGTTCGACGGCGGCATCGCGGTCGGCAGTCACGACCCCGCGATGATAGAGTACGCGAAGGAACTCCACGAGGAGCACGGCACGGACTTCGAGATTCAGATGTTGATGGGCGTGCGCGAGGACGCTCAGTACGAGTTGGCCGAGGAGTACGAAGTCTACCAGTACGTCCCCTACGGCGGCAAATGGCTCTCGTACTTCTACCGACGAATCATGGAGCGCAAGGAGAACCTGTTGTTCGCGGTGCGGGCGATTCTCTCCTGA
- a CDS encoding DUF502 domain-containing protein: MSSWKRDAASGLVVLLPILVTLYIVAWVYQQLAKIPLPEGIEAPYGVLLIIVVFSMLVLSVGYMMRTAVGSLFEGAIDGVMNRVPGFRVIYNASKMAAETALSDTSDLQAPVKINTFGGMRMTAFKTGKKTNDGRELLFMPTAPNITTGFVIEAKPEEFEETDESVEDALTRILSAGFGDTGDSGIPIDVQDEKEIKSPSQ; the protein is encoded by the coding sequence ATGTCGTCGTGGAAACGGGACGCGGCCAGTGGTCTCGTGGTCCTCCTCCCGATACTCGTCACGCTCTACATCGTCGCTTGGGTCTACCAGCAACTCGCAAAGATACCGTTGCCCGAGGGAATCGAGGCTCCGTATGGCGTCTTGCTCATCATCGTCGTCTTCTCTATGCTCGTGTTGAGCGTCGGGTACATGATGCGCACCGCAGTCGGGTCGCTCTTCGAGGGCGCTATCGACGGCGTGATGAACCGCGTACCGGGGTTCCGGGTCATCTACAACGCCTCGAAGATGGCCGCCGAAACGGCGCTCTCGGACACCAGCGACCTACAAGCCCCCGTCAAGATAAACACGTTCGGCGGGATGCGGATGACGGCGTTCAAGACGGGGAAGAAGACCAACGACGGCCGCGAACTGCTTTTCATGCCGACTGCACCGAACATCACCACTGGATTCGTCATCGAAGCCAAGCCCGAAGAGTTCGAAGAGACCGACGAATCCGTCGAGGACGCACTGACGCGCATCCTCAGTGCCGGGTTCGGCGACACCGGCGACTCGGGCATCCCTATCGACGTGCAGGACGAGAAAGAGATCAAGTCGCCGTCGCAGTAA
- a CDS encoding histidine kinase N-terminal 7TM domain-containing protein yields the protein MTVPLPALGALLSGVLSLFLIRYLWSYRDTPGARFFVGVIACEALWALSYGAALFVFDPALRRLFEIPIWVGINFIGVFFLAFALEYTGRGRLVRSREFGLLVALQTVHTALVVTNPWHHVAWSNYNVAPVFGSATVLYSHQPWLFLNLGTIFLLVSAAIFLLLETFLSYGPLYRAQTVAVALSPLPVVLAILVWLFKLGPVPQLHLTTLVFPLHLALDTYAFFRRDMFELTPAARRAGERAALDDLGSPVVVVDDDRRIINLNEKVRRLFGIGSQQVLGRTFDAFFEDIDLDADDQTVTITAGNEHREYAINTSSIEDSGGNHVGYTVAFQDVTAEKRREQRLAVLNRVLRHNLRNDLNVVQGYLEIAGQRVNDDEIGGLLATAESKTNGLIELGEKAQTIDQAMRTDEVPPEVIGVRDLIDEIASDLEGAGGEGGADGRKEKDGESHIDNHVPKELQVRASRRLLRGVFDNLLENALEHGGGSGDSQVEVELVETDHEDSTATFELRDDGPGIPDHELAVLDKGQETALEHGSGLGLWVVKWSVASLGGEVSFETGEDGGTTATLRVAGLVAE from the coding sequence GTGACAGTGCCGTTACCCGCGCTCGGAGCACTCCTCTCGGGCGTCCTCTCACTCTTCCTCATTCGGTATCTCTGGTCGTATCGGGACACTCCGGGCGCACGCTTTTTCGTCGGTGTCATCGCCTGCGAGGCTCTCTGGGCACTCTCGTACGGCGCGGCGCTGTTCGTCTTCGACCCGGCACTCCGACGACTGTTCGAGATACCTATCTGGGTCGGCATCAACTTCATCGGTGTCTTCTTTCTGGCGTTCGCGTTGGAGTACACCGGTCGCGGGCGTCTCGTCCGGTCGCGGGAGTTCGGCCTGCTCGTCGCTCTCCAGACGGTCCACACCGCACTCGTCGTGACGAATCCGTGGCATCACGTCGCGTGGAGTAACTACAACGTCGCCCCCGTCTTCGGGTCGGCGACCGTCCTCTACAGCCACCAACCGTGGCTGTTCCTGAATCTGGGCACCATCTTCCTGCTGGTCTCGGCGGCCATCTTCCTGCTGCTGGAAACGTTCCTCAGCTACGGGCCGCTGTATCGCGCTCAAACCGTCGCCGTCGCGCTCTCGCCGCTCCCCGTGGTGCTGGCGATTCTCGTCTGGTTGTTCAAACTCGGCCCGGTGCCCCAACTGCACCTGACGACGCTCGTCTTCCCGCTCCACCTCGCGCTGGACACGTACGCGTTCTTCCGGCGCGACATGTTCGAGTTGACGCCAGCGGCACGGCGTGCGGGCGAACGCGCGGCCCTAGACGACCTCGGCAGTCCCGTCGTCGTCGTGGACGACGACCGGCGCATCATCAACCTCAACGAGAAAGTCCGGCGACTGTTCGGCATCGGTTCTCAGCAGGTCCTCGGCCGGACGTTCGACGCGTTCTTCGAGGATATCGACCTCGACGCGGACGACCAGACGGTGACGATTACGGCCGGGAACGAACACCGCGAGTACGCGATAAACACGTCGTCCATCGAGGATTCCGGCGGGAACCACGTCGGCTACACCGTCGCGTTTCAGGACGTCACGGCTGAGAAACGGCGCGAGCAACGTCTCGCGGTCCTCAACCGCGTCCTCCGGCACAACTTGCGCAACGACCTGAACGTCGTGCAGGGCTACCTTGAAATTGCAGGCCAGCGCGTGAACGACGACGAGATTGGGGGGTTGCTCGCCACTGCGGAGTCGAAGACGAACGGACTCATCGAGTTGGGCGAGAAGGCCCAGACCATCGACCAAGCGATGCGCACCGACGAGGTGCCGCCCGAAGTAATCGGTGTCCGCGACCTGATCGACGAGATTGCGTCCGACTTGGAGGGCGCAGGCGGAGAAGGTGGAGCAGACGGAAGGAAGGAAAAGGATGGCGAGAGTCACATCGACAATCACGTTCCCAAGGAGCTACAAGTGCGTGCGAGTCGCCGACTCCTCCGGGGCGTCTTCGACAACTTGCTGGAGAACGCGCTCGAACACGGCGGCGGGAGTGGGGACTCGCAGGTCGAGGTGGAACTGGTCGAAACCGACCACGAAGACTCTACCGCGACGTTCGAACTCCGCGACGACGGGCCGGGAATCCCCGACCACGAACTCGCGGTCCTCGACAAAGGACAGGAGACTGCCCTCGAACACGGGAGCGGCCTCGGTCTGTGGGTCGTCAAGTGGAGCGTCGCTTCGCTCGGCGGCGAGGTGTCCTTCGAGACTGGCGAGGATGGCGGAACGACAGCTACGTTGCGAGTGGCGGGTCTGGTCGCAGAATAG
- a CDS encoding branched-chain amino acid transaminase → MSFDEMDVDTIWMDGEFVDWDDANIHVLTHGLHYGTGVFEGVRCYDTENGPAIFRWEEHLDRLYESCKPYDLEIQHDPEELTEATKELIRRQDLGGCYIRPIAYYGYDSLGVSPGDCPTETTIAAWPWGAYLGEDALENGVEVMVSSWRKHSSSQIPTNAKTTGLYVNSLLAGEEARRNGFVEAIVLNKEGNVAEGPGENIFLVRDDEIYTPGLAESILDGITRDTVITLAEEMGYTVHDDATISRGELNTADELFFTGSAAEVTPIRQVDNVEIGNGSRGPVTEEIQTAFFDLVERRTDDHEEWFEYVEE, encoded by the coding sequence ATGAGCTTCGACGAGATGGACGTAGACACCATCTGGATGGACGGCGAGTTCGTCGATTGGGACGACGCGAACATTCACGTCCTGACCCACGGCCTGCACTACGGTACCGGCGTCTTCGAAGGCGTCCGTTGCTACGACACCGAGAACGGTCCGGCTATCTTCCGCTGGGAGGAACACCTCGACCGACTGTACGAGTCGTGCAAACCGTACGACCTCGAAATCCAGCACGACCCCGAGGAACTGACCGAGGCGACGAAGGAACTCATCCGTCGCCAAGACCTCGGCGGTTGTTACATCCGGCCCATCGCCTACTACGGCTACGATAGCCTCGGCGTGAGTCCGGGCGACTGTCCGACCGAGACGACCATCGCCGCGTGGCCGTGGGGCGCGTACCTCGGCGAGGACGCCCTCGAAAACGGCGTCGAAGTGATGGTCTCCTCGTGGCGCAAGCACTCTTCGAGCCAGATTCCGACCAACGCGAAGACGACCGGCCTGTACGTCAACAGCCTGCTCGCTGGCGAGGAAGCCCGCCGCAACGGCTTCGTAGAGGCAATCGTCCTCAACAAAGAGGGCAACGTCGCCGAAGGCCCCGGCGAGAACATCTTCCTCGTTCGCGACGACGAGATTTACACGCCCGGCCTCGCCGAGAGCATCCTCGACGGCATCACCCGAGACACCGTCATCACGCTCGCCGAAGAGATGGGCTACACGGTCCACGACGACGCGACCATCTCCCGTGGCGAACTCAACACCGCCGACGAACTGTTCTTCACTGGCTCTGCCGCGGAAGTCACCCCGATTCGGCAGGTGGACAACGTCGAAATCGGCAACGGGTCGCGCGGTCCCGTCACCGAAGAGATTCAGACCGCCTTCTTCGACCTCGTGGAGCGGCGCACCGACGACCACGAAGAGTGGTTCGAGTACGTCGAGGAATAG
- the alaS gene encoding alanine--tRNA ligase — MSELEEEYRLDYFEENDFVRKECSECGAHFWTRDHDRETCGEPPCETYQFIDDPGFPESYTLEEMREAFLSFFEENDHERIEPYPVAANRWRDDVLLTQASIYDFQPLVTSGQTPPPANPLTISQPCIRMQDIDNVGKTGRHTMAFEMMAHHAFNAREEVGDEYAYSGEVYWKDETVQYCDEFFESMGANLDEIVYIEDPWVGGGNAGPAIEVIYKGAELATLVFMSMEQDPDGEYEMKDGNRYSKMDTYIVDTGYGLERWTWMSQGTPTVYEAVYPDMIAFLKDNAGIDLSEEEEQLVHRASKLAGHMDIDEAEDMEAARDNIADQLDVPTTRLVELLEPLEDIYAIADHCRTLAYMFGDGIVPSNVGTGYLARMVLRRTKRLCDNVGVDAPLDELVDMQAERLDYQNRDTIRDIVRTEGEKYRETLEQGGRKVQRLAKEHAEKGEPIPTEELVELYDSHGIQPDMVEEIAEDFGAKVEVPDDFYSVVASRHDSGQAFEEEQDEDDRLADLPKTERQYYEDQLGTDFEAVVLDVFERDGDGEGEPVYDIVLDQTMFYPEGGGQPADHGTLTTDDKSVQVEDTQIEDGVILHRTDEEIDKGDIVRGQIDVERRRRLMRHHTATHVVIHAARQVLGEHVRQAGAQKGVDSSRIDVRHYDRIDRETKNEIELVANELVMENTTVQQEWPNRHEAEEEYGFDLYQGGIPPGTNIRLIHVAEDVQACGGTHVRRTGDIGTIKILNTERVQDGVERLTFAAGDAAIEATQRTETALADAAEILDVSTEEVPETAERFFEEWKARGKQIDDLKEQLAEARASGGGSGEEVELGDVTAVVQRIDADMEELRATANALAEEGKVAVLGSGADGATFVVAVPDGVEVNAGAVVSELAGKVGGGGGGPADFAQGGGPDGSKLDEALEDAPDVLKQVKNA, encoded by the coding sequence ATGAGTGAACTCGAAGAGGAGTACCGCCTCGATTATTTCGAGGAGAACGACTTCGTTCGTAAGGAGTGCTCCGAGTGTGGCGCGCACTTCTGGACGCGCGACCACGACCGCGAAACCTGTGGCGAACCGCCCTGTGAGACCTACCAGTTTATCGACGACCCCGGCTTCCCCGAGTCCTACACGCTCGAAGAGATGCGCGAGGCGTTCCTCTCCTTCTTCGAGGAGAACGACCACGAGCGTATCGAACCCTATCCTGTTGCGGCGAACCGCTGGCGAGACGACGTGCTTCTCACGCAGGCTTCTATCTACGACTTTCAGCCGCTCGTCACGTCGGGCCAGACCCCGCCGCCCGCGAACCCGCTCACTATCTCTCAGCCCTGCATCCGAATGCAGGACATCGACAACGTCGGCAAGACCGGACGGCACACGATGGCCTTCGAGATGATGGCCCACCACGCGTTCAACGCCCGTGAGGAAGTCGGCGACGAGTACGCCTACTCGGGTGAAGTTTACTGGAAAGACGAGACGGTCCAGTACTGCGACGAGTTCTTCGAGTCGATGGGCGCGAATCTGGACGAAATCGTCTACATCGAGGACCCGTGGGTCGGCGGCGGCAACGCCGGACCCGCTATCGAAGTCATCTACAAGGGCGCGGAGCTCGCGACGCTGGTCTTCATGTCGATGGAGCAGGACCCCGACGGCGAGTACGAGATGAAGGACGGCAACCGGTACTCCAAGATGGACACCTACATCGTGGACACCGGCTACGGACTCGAACGCTGGACGTGGATGTCCCAAGGCACGCCGACCGTCTACGAGGCGGTGTATCCGGACATGATTGCCTTCCTGAAGGACAATGCGGGCATCGACCTCTCCGAGGAGGAAGAACAACTCGTCCACCGCGCTTCGAAGCTCGCGGGCCACATGGACATCGACGAGGCCGAGGACATGGAGGCCGCCCGCGACAACATTGCCGACCAGTTGGACGTGCCCACGACGCGACTCGTGGAACTGCTCGAACCGCTCGAAGACATCTACGCCATCGCGGACCACTGCCGGACGCTGGCGTACATGTTCGGCGACGGCATCGTCCCGAGCAACGTCGGCACGGGCTACCTCGCCCGGATGGTCCTCCGGCGCACGAAGCGCCTCTGTGACAACGTCGGCGTGGACGCTCCGCTGGACGAACTGGTTGACATGCAGGCCGAACGCCTCGACTACCAGAATCGCGATACAATTCGAGACATCGTCCGCACCGAGGGCGAAAAGTACCGCGAGACGCTCGAACAAGGCGGCCGAAAGGTCCAGCGACTCGCCAAGGAACACGCCGAGAAGGGTGAACCGATTCCGACCGAGGAGTTGGTCGAACTGTACGACAGCCACGGCATCCAACCGGACATGGTCGAAGAAATCGCCGAGGACTTCGGTGCGAAAGTCGAGGTGCCCGACGACTTCTACAGCGTGGTCGCCTCGCGCCACGACTCCGGGCAAGCCTTCGAAGAAGAGCAAGACGAGGACGACCGACTCGCCGACCTCCCGAAGACCGAACGCCAGTACTACGAAGACCAACTCGGTACGGACTTCGAAGCGGTCGTCCTCGACGTGTTCGAGCGCGACGGAGACGGCGAAGGCGAACCCGTCTACGACATCGTCCTCGACCAGACGATGTTCTACCCCGAAGGCGGTGGCCAACCGGCCGACCACGGGACGTTGACGACCGACGACAAGAGCGTACAGGTCGAAGACACGCAGATAGAGGACGGCGTCATCCTCCACCGCACGGACGAAGAAATCGACAAGGGCGACATCGTGCGGGGTCAAATCGACGTGGAGCGCCGCCGACGCCTGATGCGCCACCACACGGCGACGCACGTCGTCATCCACGCCGCGCGACAGGTACTCGGCGAACACGTCCGACAGGCCGGTGCGCAGAAGGGCGTCGATAGTTCACGCATCGACGTACGCCACTACGACCGCATCGACCGCGAGACGAAGAACGAAATCGAACTCGTAGCGAACGAACTCGTCATGGAGAACACGACGGTCCAACAGGAGTGGCCGAACCGCCACGAGGCCGAAGAGGAGTACGGCTTCGACCTGTATCAGGGTGGTATCCCGCCGGGAACGAACATCCGCCTCATCCACGTCGCCGAGGACGTGCAGGCCTGCGGTGGCACCCACGTTCGACGAACTGGCGACATCGGAACTATCAAAATACTGAACACCGAGCGCGTGCAGGACGGCGTCGAACGCCTGACCTTCGCCGCTGGCGACGCCGCCATCGAAGCGACCCAGCGAACAGAGACGGCGCTCGCCGACGCGGCGGAGATTCTGGACGTGTCCACCGAAGAAGTTCCCGAAACGGCCGAACGCTTCTTCGAGGAGTGGAAGGCCCGTGGCAAGCAGATCGACGACTTGAAAGAACAACTCGCGGAGGCCCGCGCCAGCGGCGGCGGGAGCGGCGAAGAGGTCGAACTCGGCGACGTGACCGCAGTCGTTCAGCGAATCGACGCCGACATGGAGGAACTGCGCGCGACTGCCAATGCGCTCGCTGAGGAAGGCAAAGTCGCAGTACTGGGTAGTGGTGCCGACGGTGCGACCTTCGTCGTCGCGGTACCGGACGGCGTCGAAGTGAACGCTGGCGCAGTCGTCTCCGAACTGGCCGGAAAGGTCGGTGGCGGCGGCGGTGGCCCGGCCGACTTCGCGCAGGGTGGCGGACCCGACGGAAGTAAGCTTGACGAGGCGCTCGAAGACGCGCCGGACGTGCTGAAGCAGGTCAAAAACGCGTAG
- a CDS encoding ABC transporter ATP-binding protein has product MSDRVSAEYEQATHGHGPAIRAESLTKQYGDATAVSDLSISVERGDVFGFLGPNGAGKTTTMRMLTTLTTPSNGEAWVAGESVENRDAVVGRLGYLPETPPIHEELTAREQLSYVAGLRDLDAHERIETLLSRFDLAADADDRISTYSKGMKQKTALIQAVLHEPEVLFLDEPTSGLDPRAARTVRDLVSELSEEGMTVFLSTHILPVVEELADTVGVLHDGRLVAEGAPAELTRRAESGEETTLESVFLDVTSEDPSEREQSEQIR; this is encoded by the coding sequence ATGAGCGACCGCGTTAGCGCGGAGTACGAGCAGGCGACCCACGGCCACGGACCAGCGATTCGGGCCGAGTCGTTGACGAAGCAGTACGGCGACGCGACTGCCGTCAGTGACCTCTCTATCTCGGTCGAACGCGGCGACGTGTTCGGCTTCCTCGGCCCGAATGGCGCGGGCAAGACCACCACGATGCGGATGCTGACGACGCTGACGACGCCGAGCAACGGCGAGGCGTGGGTGGCCGGTGAGTCGGTGGAAAATCGTGATGCAGTGGTCGGCCGACTCGGCTATCTGCCGGAGACGCCGCCGATTCACGAGGAGTTGACCGCGCGCGAGCAACTGTCCTACGTCGCCGGATTGCGGGACCTCGACGCACACGAGCGAATCGAGACGCTACTTTCACGATTCGACCTCGCGGCCGACGCCGACGACCGCATCTCGACGTACTCGAAGGGGATGAAACAGAAGACCGCGCTGATTCAGGCAGTGTTGCACGAGCCGGAGGTTCTCTTTTTGGACGAGCCGACCTCGGGACTCGACCCGCGGGCGGCCCGCACAGTTCGTGACCTCGTCTCCGAACTCTCCGAGGAGGGGATGACCGTCTTCCTCTCGACACACATTCTTCCGGTCGTGGAGGAACTGGCAGACACTGTCGGCGTTCTCCACGACGGCCGCCTCGTCGCGGAGGGCGCGCCTGCCGAGTTGACGCGCCGGGCGGAATCGGGCGAGGAGACGACGCTCGAATCCGTGTTCCTCGACGTGACGAGCGAGGACCCCTCGGAGCGAGAACAGTCGGAGCAGATTCGATGA
- a CDS encoding replication factor C small subunit, with the protein MSEADNVSEEETAGRGEIWIEKYRPQELDDVVGHEDIVSRLARYVERNDLPNLLFSGPAGVGKTTCAVAIAKELYGDDWETNFLELNASDQRGIDVVRDRIKNFARSSFGGHDYRIIFLDEADSLTSDAQSALRRTMEQFSNNTRFILSCNYSSKIIDPIQSRCATFRFRPIESEAVATQIQKIAEAEDIETTEDGIDALVYAADGDMRKAINALQAAAVMDEVVDEEAVYTITATARPEDIEEMVGHAIDGDFSKARSILDDLLTDKGMAGGDIIDQLHRSVWEFDLDEADAVRLMDKIGEVDYRISEGANERVQLEALLASLSLGE; encoded by the coding sequence ATGAGCGAGGCCGACAACGTCTCCGAAGAGGAGACGGCCGGACGCGGGGAAATCTGGATCGAGAAGTACCGACCGCAGGAACTAGACGACGTGGTCGGCCACGAGGACATCGTCAGTCGCCTCGCGCGCTACGTCGAGCGCAACGACCTGCCCAACCTGCTCTTTTCGGGGCCAGCGGGCGTGGGGAAGACGACCTGTGCGGTGGCAATCGCCAAGGAACTGTACGGCGACGACTGGGAGACGAACTTCCTCGAACTGAACGCCTCCGACCAGCGCGGCATCGACGTGGTTCGGGACCGCATCAAGAACTTCGCGCGGTCGAGTTTCGGCGGTCACGACTACCGAATCATCTTCTTGGACGAGGCCGACTCTCTCACGTCGGACGCACAGTCTGCGCTCCGCCGGACGATGGAGCAGTTCTCGAACAACACGCGGTTCATCCTCTCGTGTAACTACTCCAGTAAAATCATCGACCCGATTCAGTCGCGGTGTGCGACGTTCCGCTTCCGACCTATCGAGAGCGAAGCAGTTGCCACGCAGATTCAGAAGATCGCCGAAGCGGAGGACATCGAAACGACGGAAGACGGCATCGACGCGCTCGTCTACGCCGCCGACGGCGACATGCGCAAGGCCATCAACGCTCTGCAAGCCGCCGCGGTGATGGACGAGGTTGTAGACGAGGAAGCAGTCTACACCATCACGGCCACTGCTCGGCCAGAGGACATCGAGGAGATGGTCGGCCACGCAATCGACGGCGATTTCAGCAAGGCCCGCTCGATTCTGGACGACCTGTTGACCGACAAGGGGATGGCTGGCGGCGATATCATCGACCAACTCCACCGGTCGGTCTGGGAGTTCGACTTGGACGAGGCCGACGCGGTTCGCCTGATGGACAAAATCGGCGAGGTCGATTATCGAATCAGCGAGGGTGCGAACGAGCGCGTGCAGTTGGAAGCGTTGTTGGCGTCGTTGTCGCTTGGGGAGTAG
- a CDS encoding polymer-forming cytoskeletal protein encodes MRRRTRTAVFAVLLAAFVSLAAIPAPVAAEQRSGGTIVVEEGETITEDLTAFGGTLIVRGTVEGDVSAFTGNVFIDGQVNGNLEAFSGNVRINGTVNGDVGAFGGNVVLADDGRIGGALETAAGNVIVDGQVGGDATIGAGTITVGPTATIDGDLTYDGELTQAEGASIGGQVSQSDDLTIGPQAPVLPGWFGFVYGLLVNLLLGAVLLLIFPTFSREVAGKASDDPLRSAGVGLLLFVAIPIALFLIALTVIGIPLSLTGILVYFLLLWLAGIYGAYSVGTWLLSLADTDNRWLALVGGVFLVAVLTQIPILGGLVQFVVLLLGFGALALNLRDRYRGRRASRRGTTATPASSTDTAR; translated from the coding sequence ATGAGACGGCGCACTCGAACCGCAGTTTTCGCAGTACTACTCGCGGCGTTCGTGTCGCTCGCGGCGATTCCAGCACCGGTCGCGGCCGAGCAACGTTCGGGGGGCACGATAGTCGTCGAAGAGGGCGAGACGATAACCGAGGACCTCACCGCGTTCGGCGGGACGCTTATCGTCCGCGGAACGGTCGAAGGCGACGTGAGCGCGTTCACCGGCAACGTCTTCATCGACGGCCAAGTGAACGGCAACCTCGAAGCCTTCTCCGGCAACGTCCGAATCAACGGCACGGTGAACGGCGACGTGGGCGCCTTCGGCGGGAACGTCGTGCTGGCCGACGACGGCCGCATCGGCGGTGCGCTGGAAACCGCGGCGGGCAACGTCATCGTCGACGGGCAAGTCGGCGGTGACGCCACAATCGGTGCCGGAACCATCACCGTTGGACCCACCGCGACCATCGACGGCGACCTCACCTACGACGGCGAACTGACCCAAGCAGAGGGAGCGAGCATCGGAGGGCAGGTCAGCCAGAGCGACGACCTCACCATCGGCCCGCAGGCGCCGGTCTTGCCCGGCTGGTTCGGCTTCGTCTACGGCCTGCTGGTCAACCTCCTTCTCGGCGCGGTGCTGTTGCTAATCTTCCCGACGTTCTCCCGGGAGGTCGCCGGAAAGGCCAGCGACGACCCACTGCGCTCGGCGGGCGTCGGCCTACTGCTGTTCGTCGCCATCCCTATCGCCCTCTTCCTTATCGCGCTCACTGTCATCGGTATCCCGCTGTCGCTGACCGGCATCTTAGTTTACTTCCTCCTGCTCTGGCTCGCGGGCATCTACGGCGCGTACTCCGTCGGCACGTGGTTGCTCTCGCTGGCCGACACCGACAATCGATGGCTCGCGCTCGTCGGCGGCGTCTTCCTCGTCGCGGTCCTCACCCAGATTCCGATACTCGGCGGATTGGTCCAGTTCGTCGTCCTCCTGCTCGGGTTCGGCGCATTGGCGCTGAACCTCCGTGACCGGTATCGGGGACGACGCGCCTCTCGTCGCGGGACCACCGCGACGCCAGCGAGTAGCACTGACACGGCGCGATAG
- the samp2 gene encoding ubiquitin-like small modifier protein SAMP2 codes for MHVTVEVVGEESYDLEVEDATYADLLREVDLSPHEVSVMVDGRPVPEDQPVETDHVKVLRLIKGGAV; via the coding sequence ATGCACGTCACCGTCGAGGTCGTCGGCGAGGAGAGCTACGACCTCGAAGTCGAAGACGCGACCTACGCGGACCTCCTTCGGGAAGTGGACCTCAGTCCCCACGAGGTGTCCGTCATGGTCGATGGTCGCCCAGTCCCCGAAGACCAACCGGTCGAGACCGACCACGTGAAAGTCCTGCGACTCATCAAGGGGGGAGCGGTGTGA
- a CDS encoding peroxiredoxin family protein has translation MSGRSGGRGTTGGWELGVTETDFELPNAGTGPDPLRLSEFATDHDAVVLFFQRDYRSGDCKEQAQTLADRYGEFRDRDTVVVSVLPESEKRANKWQKKLHLPFPLVADEDKAVAEQYGQPTRWGKLGSLHDLLGRLPEVAILDARDGLQLWSIHRGEKPDDRPTVDEVLQRLDTLLGDDRGL, from the coding sequence GTGAGTGGCAGAAGCGGTGGGCGCGGAACGACTGGCGGTTGGGAACTCGGCGTCACGGAGACCGACTTCGAACTGCCGAACGCGGGCACTGGTCCCGACCCGCTCCGACTCTCGGAATTCGCTACCGACCACGACGCAGTCGTGCTGTTCTTCCAGCGCGACTACCGCAGCGGCGACTGCAAAGAGCAGGCCCAAACTCTCGCCGACCGCTACGGCGAGTTCCGTGACCGAGACACAGTCGTCGTCTCGGTGCTTCCTGAATCCGAGAAACGCGCCAACAAGTGGCAGAAGAAGCTTCACCTCCCGTTTCCGCTGGTCGCCGACGAAGACAAAGCGGTCGCCGAGCAGTACGGGCAACCGACGCGCTGGGGCAAACTCGGTAGTCTCCACGACCTTCTCGGAAGACTCCCCGAAGTCGCCATCCTCGACGCCCGAGACGGCCTCCAACTGTGGAGCATCCACCGCGGCGAGAAACCGGACGACAGGCCGACAGTAGACGAGGTACTCCAACGCCTCGACACCCTGCTCGGCGACGACCGCGGACTCTGA